ggaggcgtccaggaggcatcctgaacagatgcccgagccacctcagctggcccctctcgatgtggaggagtagcggctctactccgagctcctccctggtgactgagctcctcaccctatctctaagggagcgcccagccaccctacggaggaagctcatttcggccgcttgtatccgggatcttgtcctttcggtcatgacccaaagctcatgaccataggtgagggtgggaacgtagattgaccggtaaatcgagagcttcacctttcggctcagctccttcttcaccacaacggaccgatacaacgactgcatcactgcagacgctgcaccgatccgcctgtcaatctcacgctccatccatcccccactcgtgaacaagaccccaagatacttgaactcctccacttgggctagggtctctccaccaacctggagggggcaagccaccttcctccggtcgaggaccatggcctcggatttggaggtgctgatcctcatccctgccgcttcacactcggctgcgaaccgccccagtgcatgctgtatatatatatatatatatatatatatgtgtatatatatatatatatatatatatatatatatatatatatatatatatatatatatatatatatatatatatatatacacacacacacatatacatatatatatatatttataagatgatgtttttttccagaaattgcatcctcaaaagtggggtcgtgttataatcgcggactttcggtagatggtcaatactcatcagcgccgctagatggagccaaagtatcactgaccagagagcgagtggagcgatgaaatgagatcaaatgatctgtcGAAAAGTgacggatcatctggaacaaaggggctgaacgctggacaactgagcaacaacagaggagaagttatgataccaactttaaactgatggtgatcaacgcagcagagtcatcaaactactgccaagctgccaggaggtctggtggagcagagcctcgttcttattggagagcacagaaaaaacgcctaaagatgctaacgctatgagaaaagctttccgtggtcctgagagcgacgcttcagagagactgatagaagggtgagggAATAagtctctgaaaaacggaaagacggaatgtccaccaccagagcctgattcagctgaaggaactgggaagttatttacatcatttatgcagttttgaccccttgaggcttcttatttgttgcttattgtttcttattttgaggaagagaatatattttttctttttatatctcgtgaaatgttatctcagttgtgagtttttgagtttataataattgtataataaaagttgttttatgagtgaccttactgtcttcatcattttttttttctttcacaaaatgatctttaaaAAATAGGGggcgtgttataatcggagtcgtcttatattcgggcctatacatatatatatatatatatatatatatgtgtgtgtgtgtgtgtgtgtgtgtgtgtgtgttatatatatatatatatatatatatatatatatatatatatatatatatatattttttttttttttttttttttttaataatgcaaCCTttactttgcctagtaattGGGTACTTTTAAAGTATTGTATATACTGTGTATACCATCGCACagtggctgagtctatggcttctactgctgtgctccggtatatccttccgcggagcactgcgcatgtgcaggtctgtgtatcaaaacgttattttaacggattgaaaaggaaaacacgtcttttaaaatgttttataaccatacagatttacttcacgttctaatacgccgtcccctggaccactggaaggagtattttgtccactttcgtcagtctggctctgtttcctcttcacctccagcagctgagctaagctaactacgatgctaacagctgggagccagccgctggacgcagagacacaacaaaggtatttgtgagcttatctcactttgtaaatgatagggatagggcgtgggtccaaaatctttggagtattcctttaaactaCAGAGCTTTTTTTGTAGCtatgttaaaataaaatctgtggtCTGTCACAGTTTACTGTTTACTGTTTACAGTTTACAAGGTTCACTGTCCGCTCAATGATCCAGTGAAGTGCTGATTCAGCAGCCTGCGCTCTGAAGAACAGGCCCTGATGGAGAGCTGCATCTGATCTGACCCTCTGGAACTCTGGAGCTCTGGAACTCTTCACTGAGCAGACGCTGTGATCCGACTAGATTAAACTACTTCCTCTTGTTTCTGTGagtctgaaaacattttcacatgacTGTTCATGTGTTCCGCTCAGAAAGGAAGTGTATCAAGGTAACATGGCTCCAGGTTCCTGCACCTCAGGCTGACTAAAGCAGGTGCtacaccgccccctgctggacactgCTCTCATAGCAAAGACAAGGCATCATGACAGTTATATACGAGGGAGAACCGGAAAATAACCGGacactggttataacttttcatttgttttattttcacaattattcaaagctgtcaccttcaaagtaatccctgctggtttgaatacaccgttgcatccatgtttttcagctttcaaaggcgtttgaaaactcgtgcgtaTTGATCCCGTTCAGTGTGTCTTTCGAtgtttgtttaacctcctcgacgtcctcaaatctccccctcttcagctcttttttcattcttgggaagagaaaaaaaaatcacacagggggctaagtccggcgaataggacggatgaggcagcagggtcatcccgtttttcaccaggaactgcattacgcgcagggcccggtgTGCTGCCgcgttatcgtggtgcagccaccactcgccatcccgccaaagctccggacgcttctgcctcactgcttctcggagccgctcaggacctggatgtagtggtcctggttaacagactgccaggcggcacagactcgctgtggacgacccCTTTCACATccaaaaagcagatcagcatggcttttaccGCTGACCGGGACTGGTGCGCTTTTTCCAGCTGAGGGGAGTCCGGGTGTTGCCGCTGGCTCGACTGCTGCTTCGTCTCGGGATCGTAGGCGTGACGCCAGGTCTCATCCGCCGTGATGACTCTGCCCAGCGgcccaggatcctcttcagtgtgctggaggatttcccggcaCACATCCACGCCGGCCGCCTTCTGCTCCGGAGCGAGGACGCGCTGCGACCCGCCGCAATCCCAaatcctgggacaggatctcctgacaggaactccacggAAACCCCAtcaaggtggacacctccccgatcatccttcgcctgtcagccaggaccacggcttccacctcgcggatcttttcctgcatgcgtgaggatgcgggtcgtccggagcACAGCTGGCCTTCAAAGGACATTTCTCCCCTtttaaagcgcccataccattcagaaacctgcgttctccccagagcaccatctttatacgcctcctggaccagggtgagtgtttctgactctgtttttcccagcaaaaaacaaaatctgatgcttgtgtgctgatcgcgtttagtgatATGTTCCACTATTTGCGCTTTTCCGAAGAAGAGGGTCCTGCTGTGTTGACGTcggcgctgtgtgtgctttcccaATGTAACTTTTTTGAGACGAtaatttgcagagatctgcacaagaacatgctgtagcgagattgaacaaccaaaactctgaaatcattcttgtttcaattttataaacacagtccggtttctttccggtaccccctcgtaaaAACGCCGACTGTTTGGTGTCCTCAGAAGGTTGTCCATCCAAAGTCTTTCCAAGTCTAGATGTCCATCAGTGGCCTGACACAGTTCAGGGTTTATAAAGCTAATCTCTGGCAGCGCTGTGGAGGCTCCCTTTGGCGTTTAGTTAAAGacttattgagaccgaaagtctgAATCTGTGAATACATtgccaactttactggactgttcagaaCAAAATTTTGCTGGAATCTTTCGGCTTCTTTAGAACCATAAAGAGCCTCAGCTCCATCTTCTCACAGCAGCAGTGCATTCCTCCAGGCTGGAGAGCAGGAAATGAGCAGTGATCTCCTTTAAACGAGAAAACCATCTCGTTATAACAAGATATCGCTcataaatgtttcttcactgtggcAGTCACTTCAGAAACGTGAACAACAGTGGTTTAGCTTGAACgtccctgtcctgtccagctGGTTTAAGTGAGGGGTGCTGATATCTGTGGATAGTGATCAGCAGCTGTCTGAGCCCACAGCCGAGCTCTAAACTCTGAGAATTCCAGTTCGACGTGTGGATTTCTGGCACAGAGCTGAGCTGAATGGGAGCGGACTCAGACGGGCCTTTTCCCACTGATTTAACGTCCATCAGTCACATTCATCCACTCTGCTGCCACGTGAGGCGTGGGAGCGGTTTGGCCTTCACCTTCTTACTCAAGGGCACTTCAACAGATGGGGGactgaacctgcaaccttcccaGTGAGAGACAACTCACCCTGTCCCATTCTACCAGCTGTCATGGCAATGGAGTGTGATTTCAGCTGTTCTCCGGGCTCTCTGAACTCGGCCGTCTTGTCAGTGTGTTCGTCTTCCTGCTTCTCCCTGTCAGGTCGTTCTGACTGAAGACGCTCCTTTCTCCCAGGATAAAACTTCACCTGTGTGCAGGTCGGCTTCAGAAGTCACATCTCATCACATCTCCCCAGAAATGTTCAGATTTCTTCAGAAAAGGTCAGGTCTCCTCAGTTTTCCTCAGAACTCCTCACAAATACTGTATCGAGATCTCTTCTGATGTGTGAAGTTTTCCTCAGTTTTCCCCAgttcatttcagaaatgtgcagttttcctcagatatattgatttttcttcaGATCTCATCATATATATTTAGTTCTCCTCAGATCTCCCCGGTTCTCCTCAGGTTTCCTCAGATCTCCAGATCTCCTCGGTTCTTCGGTTCCACAGATTTATTCAGTTTTCCTCAGATCTCATCAGAAATATTCAGTTCTTCTCAGATCTCCCTGTTTCTCCTCAGATCTTCCCAGTCCTCCTTGGTTCTCCACAGATGACCTCAGTTCTCCCCGGGTCTCCTCAGATCTCCCtggttctcccggttctcccggttctccccggttctcccGGTTCCCCCCTGCTCCCCCGGTTCCCCcggccctgctctcctcctggcCTGCTGCTCGCCAGCCCGGAGCTGCTTCCTGTATGAATACTAAATGGGACCACGTGGTTCGTAAAGCACACTGCAGCTTCTTTTGTTCAAATCAATCAAACCGGAGACGGACAGAGCACCGAGTCAGGAAATCCCCGGTATGTCATTTATTCACAACTATTTACCAAACAGGCACTTTGTTTGTAGAATAAAGGCGGAGGGCTCCCGGGGCGGCGCGGGGCGGAGGACGCCTGTTTGGCGTCCGTCTCTGTCGGAGCATCGTTGTTTGTAGCGTTTAGTGTCCGCGTCTTCATTTACTGTCTGCTAGCATCCTGTAGCGGGGGACGCTAGCACCGCGCACCCCGTCAGTCACACATCGCCCCGCTGGTAGCCGCTCTGACCCCGGGCCCGGGGGTTTTACCCGCCGGGGGCTCCAGAGGAGTCCAGCAAAGTTAGTTTTCGCCGCGTGTCGCGGAGACTTTCCACACAAGTTGGTCCGTTAGCGCGGCGGCTAGCCGGCTAGCAGCCCGTCCTGTGAACAAAGAGCCTAATGAAGCTAGCAGCTAGCCGCCGTGCGCCCGGGGAACGCCGCTCCACAGCCCCGCGGAGCGCCGCGCCAGGGCTCCGCGGAGGACCCGCAGCGCCGGGGGCTCGACCGGGAGACGATACGGTCCCCGAGGAGGAAGCGGAGCCGCCGAAGTACCGCAGAACTTTCCCCGATGGCAGCACGCTCAAAGACaatacagctgtgtgtgtgtgtgtgtgtgtgtgtgtgtgagtgtgtgtgtgtgtgagagagagagagtgtgagttcAGTAAAGTTATTGGTTTGAACAGAGTTTGGTAAAGCTGGTGTCATTGTGGGAAATCTTCTCGGTTCAGGACTTTGGCCGTCATGTGTGATGTTCCTCTTTAAGAACCTCAGTGTTCCTCTTAGAACTCACCTGAACGGTTCCTCTGAGAACAAATCTGGTCTGAACGGTTCCTTTCAGGTCTCGTTCCCCCCAGGTCTGGTCTGAACGGATCAGATCTCATCTGAACCGTTCTCTCAGATCTGGTCTGAACAGTTCTCTCAGATCTGGTCTGAACCGTTTTCTCAGATCTGGTCTGAACCGTTCTCTCAGATCTGGTCTGAACAGTTCTCTCAGATCTGGTCTGAACAGTTCTCTCAGATCTGGTCTGAACAGTTCTCTCAGATCTGGTCTGAACAGTTCAGGTCGGGTCTGAATGGATCCTCTCAGATCTGGTCTGAACCGTTCTCTCAGATCTGGTCTGAACCGTCCTCTCAGATCTGGTCTGAACCGTTCTCTCAGATGTGGTCTGAACCGTTCTCTCAGATCTGGTCTGAACCTTtctctcagatcacagctggatTCAAGATGCCGCGTAAGAAGGTGACCGACGTCTCGGGGAACGGCGgggtgaagaagaagaggaccAGCGGCAAGCGGAAAGAGCGGGACTTCAGCAGCGACGACGAGTTCGACTTCGAGCAGGAGAACAACAAGAAGCCGGGGAAACCGGCGGCCAAGTCGGGCCTGCAGCCGGTCACGGTGGCCGACGACGTCAAGGAGAAGATCGTGGGTTTGGAGAGATTGAGGACCAGAGCTTTACTGTGACGGAGAGCGGAGTTCTTGTTGGTTTTCAGACGGCGCTCATCTCTTCCACAGAAACTGGAGTGCCCAAAGGTGAAAGGTCAACTGCTGGTGTTCGGAGCGACAAACTGGGATTTGATTGGAAGGAAGGAGGTGCCTAAACAGCAGGGTAGGTTCCTCCAAACGGCCTCCTGTAGTCCCCATGATGTTCCAGAGGCTTTTAAACAGTCGCTGAATGAAAACGTCACGGACGGGTCAGGAAGGGTCAGGAAGGGTCAGGACGGGTCAGGACGGGTCAGGACGGgtcaggacgggacgggacaggacgggacaggacaggacaggtcaGGTGTGAGGACGTCTTTGTCTGGTGGAGCGAGAGCCAGCAGGACCTGCTGTAATTGACTGTGACAGTAATGTCTATTCATATGCATGCATGTGCGCCCCCCCCCCTACTGCCCCCCCATCCTCAGCACTGCACTCTGCTGTACTGATAAACCTGCTTTGTTGGGGctggatgggggtgggggggtggggggtggggggggcagacaaAGACATGGATCACCCAGAAAGCAGCTGACACTCTGAGACAGATGTCTTCTGCATTTTCAGATCAGTGATGTTTAGCTGTTCAGCATTCAGGAGGGAGGCGTCACACTGCTCTGATCGATCGATCgatcgattgattgattgattgacagatGGTGGCCTCCGGTGTCCTCCAGGCCGTCTGGCTTGTTATTGTTTGGAGGACGAAGCAGAGACTTCAGTTTTTAATTCACTTTCATTGCTTGTTCATGTCAAAGGTTTTtcaataagtgtgtgtgtgtgtgtgtgtgtgtgtgtgtgtgtgtgtgtgtgtgtgtgtgtgtggtgtgtgtgtgtgtgtgtgtgtgtgtgtgtgtgtgtgtgtgtgtgtgtgtgtgtgtgtgtgtgtgtggtgtgtccagCTGCCTTCCGTAACCTGGGCCAGAACCTGTGGGGCCCCCACCGCTACGGGGGCCTGGGCGAGGTGCAGGTCAGCTGTGTGGTGTCGGGGCCCTGCGCCGCTCACAGCCTGCTGATGACGGCTGAGGGCCGGCTGTGGAGCTGGGGTGAGTCCTGTggcggagccccccccccccccccgaggctCCGGACCAGATCTGAACCCGCTGTCTCCTCAGGTCGCAACGAGAAGGGCCAGCTGGGTCACGGGGACACCAGGCGCCTGGAGGCTCCCAAGCTGATCGAGGCTCTGGCCGAACACGTGATCGTCGCCGCCGCCTGCGGACGGAATCACACCCTGGCGCtgacaggtgggcggagccgggtgggagggtgggaggggctgctgaGGTGGACTCTGGACGTGAcgtcctcctccctgtcctcgTGTCTCCTCAGAGGACGGCACCGCCTACTCATTTGGTGAAAACAAACTGGGCCAGCTGGGCCAGGGGACCCAGACCGACGCCGTCCTCAGTCCAGCACTGGTGAGACGCCACTGCCTCGTCCGTCCGTCCACCTGTCTGTCCTGAATATTCCAGCTTtaggagctgctgctctgggcTGCCTCGCGTGAAGACTGCAGAACGTTCTCCAGAGTGGCGTGTTTCACGTGGCGCTGCTCTCGCTCTCATTCCTAATCTGATTGGTCACGGCGGGAATGAGCCGCGGTCGTCAGCGGGACCCGACTGGCTCAGAGAGCGGGTCGGCGCTCTGAGGAGACCCTGAGACGAGCCTGTGTTCTGCTTCCCTCCAGATCTCCTACAACGGCCAGCCGCTGGTGAAGGTGGCCTGCGGCGCCGAGTTCAGCATGGCGGTGGACTGCAAAGGGAACCTGTACTCGTTCGGCTGCCCGGAGTACGGCCAGCTGGGTAGGAGCGCCGCGCCCCAGCCTCcgtcccgggggggggggtccggggTCCGGCTGACGCTCTCCCTCTGCGGTCGTTACAGGACACAACAGCGACGGGAAGTTCATCGCCCGGGCGCAGCGCATCGAGTTCGACTGCGAGCTGCTGCCCCGCCGCGTCGCCATCTTCATCGAGAAGTCCAAGGACGGCCAGGTCATGCCCGTGCCCAACGTGGTGGTCCGAGACGTGGCCTGCGGGGCCAACCACACGGTAAGGGCCCCCCCTGGTTCTGACAGGCCGGATCCGGTCCCCGACTCtgacctgcgtgtgtgtgtgtgtgtgtgtgtgcgcgccctCAGCTGGTGCTGGACTCCCAGAAGCGTGTGTTCAGCTGGGGCTTCGGGGGCTACGGCCGCCTGGGCCACACGGAGCAGAAGGACGAGATGGTTCCCCGGCTGGTC
The DNA window shown above is from Salarias fasciatus chromosome 20, fSalaFa1.1, whole genome shotgun sequence and carries:
- the rcc2 gene encoding protein RCC2 homolog, with protein sequence MPRKKVTDVSGNGGVKKKRTSGKRKERDFSSDDEFDFEQENNKKPGKPAAKSGLQPVTVADDVKEKIKLECPKVKGQLLVFGATNWDLIGRKEVPKQQAAFRNLGQNLWGPHRYGGLGEVQVSCVVSGPCAAHSLLMTAEGRLWSWGRNEKGQLGHGDTRRLEAPKLIEALAEHVIVAAACGRNHTLALTEDGTAYSFGENKLGQLGQGTQTDAVLSPALISYNGQPLVKVACGAEFSMAVDCKGNLYSFGCPEYGQLGHNSDGKFIARAQRIEFDCELLPRRVAIFIEKSKDGQVMPVPNVVVRDVACGANHTLVLDSQKRVFSWGFGGYGRLGHTEQKDEMVPRLVKLFDFPGRGAAQIYTGYQCSFAVSEMGGLFFWGVTNTSRESTMYPKAVQDLCGWKIRSLACGKSSIIIAADESTISWGPSPTFGELGYGDNKPKSSTTAQEVKTLDGVYVEQVVMGYSHSLVIARQDTQQEQERLKKLPEYNPRTI